A window of Tripterygium wilfordii isolate XIE 37 chromosome 7, ASM1340144v1, whole genome shotgun sequence contains these coding sequences:
- the LOC120002370 gene encoding uncharacterized protein LOC120002370, protein MSLIPHLSTSSSSSSSSRTYEICLVCGANYGTPDYRYEVFVVDVGPSSGGDHGLRVLRNPLFRIPEGYATMGFFAVDSSIYFLGGFRLNEPDPSLRISNDVYVYDTSSSDSAIKKLSCMNYGKLLPVIIGPLNEKFYAISKYLSYHDFEVFDPKLDSWSCLCQPPVPDSPENDFAYAIDSYAVVNQDREILMLTSVGLYSYYIDSDKWHFYGKAASIPFVYDRRSTGCTVSIGGDCCLGFTHCCDFRDPNLGFIHPKCDDDGHIVLGTYRHNSSDHTWHDFHRICDWPEKEKVECRAYPMSLGDGLVCAVVSGYDPGYDPGYDQIVPAPAPAYDDDPHLPSTHIISIGVFVDGPKFNPLYTHQYKDDHNMKHCKRTLVASFPLFRSKQRTV, encoded by the coding sequence ATGAGTCTAATCCCACACTTAtcaacctcctcctcctcctcctcctcctccaggaCCTACGAGATCTGCTTGGTTTGCGGAGCCAACTATGGAACACCTGATTATCGTTATGAAGTTTTCGTCGTTGACGTTGGTCCTAGCTCTGGTGGTGATCATGGATTAAGAGTATTGCGCAATCCCTTGTTCCGAATTCCGGAAGGCTACGCCACTATGGGCTTCTTTGCCGTTGATTCGAGCATCTACTTTCTTGGAGGATTTCGTTTGAATGAACCTGATCCATCTTTGAGGATTTCGAACGATGTTTATGTCTATGACACATCCTCCAGCGACTCCGCCATCAAAAAGTTAAGTTGCATGAATTATGGCAAGCTCTTGCCTGTGATTATTGGTCCTCTTAATGAAAAGTTCTATGCAATTAGTAAATACTTGTCATATCATGATTTTGAGGTGTTCGACCCAAAATTGGATTCTTGGTCTTGCCTTTGTCAGCCTCCTGTTCCTGATTCGCCTGAAAATGATTTTGCTTATGCCATTGATTCATATGCTGTTGTGAACCAAGACCGCGAAATTCTCATGTTGACCTCAGTCGGTCTCTACTCCTATTATATTGATTCAGATAAATGGCATTTTTACGGCAAAGCTGCTTCTATTCCATTTGTCTATGATCGAAGGTCAACTGGATGTACAGTGTCAATTGGTGGTGACTGCTGTTTAGGGTTTACCCACTGCTGTGATTTTCGTGATCCCAATTTAGGGTTTATCCACCCCAAGTGTGATGATGATGGCCATATAGTACTTGGTACCTATCGCCACAACAGTAGTGATCATACTTGGCATGACTTCCACCGAATCTGTGACTGgcccgaaaaagaaaaagtggaatGCCGTGCCTATCCTATGTCTTTGGGTGATGGTCTAGTCTGCGCTGTTGTGTCCGGATATGATCCCGGATATGATCCCGGATATGATCAGATAGTCCCTGCCCCTGCCCCTGCATATGATGATGACCCCCACTTACCAAGTACACACATTATATCAATAGGGGTTTTTGTAGATGGACCCAAATTCAATCCCCTCTATACCCATCAGTACAAGGACGACCACAATATGAAGCACTGCAAGAGGACCCTCGTAGCTTCCTTCCCCTT